From a region of the Campylobacter sp. genome:
- the leuS gene encoding leucine--tRNA ligase — translation MPYDSKSIELKWQKIWDEEGVFEPKDDYSLPKKYILSMFPYPSGRIHMGHVRNYSIGDALSRYYRLRGYNVLQPIGFDSFGMPAENAAIKHGIHPKTWTYENIDYMKNELHRLGFSFSARRMLATSDPLYTRWEQEFFIKLFEKGLIYRKSAVVNWCEHDQTVLANEQVEEGRCWRCGNEVVQKQMPGYYLKITAYAQELLDCLKELEGKWPAQVLTMQENWIGRSEGLEFNFKFDEQSSAKLGGIEGFKVFTTRPDTIYGMSYAALAPEHEVVKRLLDEGLLGAEAAAKVREILNQSPRERQASDKDGVSLGISVLHPLSGKKIPVWTANFVLAEYGGGAVMAVPAHDERDFEFAKKFNLPIVQSIAPKSGDYDASKAYVESGVLVNSEEFSGMDSERAKSAVISKFEELKLGRRVVNFKLRDWGVSRQRYWGAPIPMIHCPKCGLVSEEISNLPVELPQDIKITGKGNPLDTHPSWKFCKCPKCGGDGVRETDTLDTFFESSWYFARYASDERTWRQRAFDEQSVNYWMNVDQYIGGIEHAILHLLYARFFQKALRDIGYLRDSEPFERLLTQGMVLKDGAKMSKSKGNTVDPDDIIETYGADTARLFILFAAPPQKELEWNDSAVEGAYKFLNRLYDRAENAYATDKIPQIDHAALNKEEKYARLKVYEALKKSQQVYESSFAFNTLIAACMEALNALNAQSDKDVFTEGYFVILNLLEPIVPHICAELSEKLFKRRNFGELRVCEEVFESDTIKLAVTINGKKRAEFEAGANLSEGEILSLAKQNCAKWLEGKSIIKEIYVKNKLVNLVIK, via the coding sequence ATGCCTTACGATAGTAAAAGTATTGAGCTTAAATGGCAGAAAATTTGGGATGAAGAGGGAGTTTTCGAGCCTAAGGACGATTACAGCCTGCCTAAAAAATATATCCTTTCGATGTTTCCCTACCCAAGCGGCCGCATCCACATGGGGCACGTGCGAAACTACAGCATCGGCGACGCGCTGAGTCGCTATTATAGGCTGCGCGGATACAACGTGCTTCAGCCGATCGGCTTTGACAGCTTCGGTATGCCTGCGGAAAATGCGGCGATCAAACACGGCATTCACCCTAAAACTTGGACTTACGAAAATATTGATTATATGAAAAATGAGCTGCACCGCCTTGGCTTTAGCTTTTCGGCTCGTCGCATGCTCGCTACCTCCGATCCGCTTTATACGCGCTGGGAGCAGGAATTTTTCATCAAACTTTTTGAAAAAGGGCTTATCTATAGAAAAAGCGCCGTGGTAAATTGGTGCGAGCACGATCAGACGGTGCTTGCCAACGAGCAGGTCGAGGAGGGCAGGTGTTGGCGCTGCGGCAACGAGGTCGTGCAAAAGCAGATGCCGGGATATTATCTAAAAATCACCGCCTACGCGCAGGAGCTCTTGGATTGCTTAAAGGAGCTTGAGGGCAAGTGGCCCGCTCAGGTACTTACGATGCAGGAAAACTGGATCGGACGCAGCGAGGGTTTGGAATTTAACTTTAAATTTGACGAGCAAAGCAGCGCCAAACTTGGCGGAATCGAGGGCTTTAAGGTCTTTACGACGCGCCCCGATACGATCTACGGCATGAGCTACGCCGCGCTTGCGCCGGAGCATGAGGTCGTAAAGAGGCTTTTGGATGAAGGCTTACTCGGCGCGGAAGCTGCAGCGAAGGTGAGAGAAATTTTAAATCAAAGCCCGCGCGAACGCCAAGCAAGCGATAAAGACGGTGTGAGCCTCGGGATCAGCGTGCTTCATCCGCTAAGCGGCAAAAAAATTCCCGTTTGGACTGCGAATTTCGTCCTAGCAGAATACGGCGGCGGCGCGGTTATGGCGGTGCCTGCGCACGATGAGAGAGACTTCGAGTTTGCGAAGAAATTTAACCTGCCGATCGTTCAAAGCATCGCTCCAAAAAGCGGTGATTACGACGCTAGCAAAGCCTACGTAGAGAGCGGAGTTTTGGTAAATTCCGAAGAGTTTAGCGGCATGGATAGCGAGAGGGCAAAAAGTGCCGTTATCTCAAAATTCGAAGAGTTAAAGCTCGGACGTCGCGTGGTAAATTTTAAACTGCGCGATTGGGGAGTGAGCCGCCAGCGCTACTGGGGCGCGCCAATACCTATGATCCACTGCCCAAAATGCGGGCTGGTAAGCGAGGAAATTTCAAATCTGCCCGTGGAGCTTCCGCAGGATATTAAGATTACTGGCAAGGGTAATCCGCTGGATACGCATCCTAGCTGGAAGTTTTGCAAATGCCCTAAATGCGGCGGCGACGGGGTGCGCGAGACCGATACGCTCGATACATTTTTTGAAAGCTCGTGGTACTTCGCGCGCTACGCAAGCGACGAGCGGACGTGGCGGCAGCGAGCGTTTGACGAGCAAAGCGTGAATTACTGGATGAATGTCGATCAATATATCGGCGGCATTGAGCACGCGATTTTGCACCTTTTATACGCAAGATTTTTCCAAAAGGCTCTTCGCGACATAGGCTATCTGCGCGATAGCGAGCCGTTTGAGCGGCTGCTAACTCAGGGCATGGTGCTAAAAGATGGCGCAAAGATGAGTAAAAGCAAGGGAAATACCGTCGATCCCGACGACATCATCGAGACCTACGGCGCTGATACAGCGAGGCTTTTTATACTTTTTGCCGCGCCGCCGCAAAAGGAGCTTGAGTGGAACGACAGCGCGGTAGAGGGCGCGTATAAATTTTTAAATCGCCTATACGATCGTGCTGAAAACGCCTACGCTACGGATAAAATTCCGCAGATCGACCACGCCGCTTTAAACAAAGAGGAAAAATACGCCCGCCTCAAAGTTTACGAGGCGCTTAAGAAATCACAGCAGGTTTATGAGAGCAGTTTTGCTTTCAATACCCTAATAGCCGCGTGTATGGAGGCGCTAAATGCGCTAAACGCGCAGAGCGACAAAGACGTATTTACCGAGGGCTATTTCGTGATCTTAAACCTGCTCGAGCCTATAGTGCCACACATCTGCGCCGAGCTTAGCGAGAAGCTGTTTAAGAGGCGGAATTTCGGCGAGCTGCGAGTTTGCGAAGAGGTCTTTGAGAGCGATACGATCAAGCTTGCCGTCACGATTAACGGAAAAAAGCGTGCCGAGTTTGAAGCGGGTGCGAACCTAAGCGAGGGCGAAATTTTAAGCCTTGCAAAGCAAAACTGCGCCAAATGGCTAGAGGGCAAGAGCATTATAAAAGAAATTTATGTCAAAAACAAGCTCGTAAATTTGGTGATAAAGTAG
- the lptE gene encoding LPS assembly lipoprotein LptE, producing MRKALTVFCLIFLIGCGYKPVSRIAKETMSGSVFVDVMMSKTDPQNTVAIKDAIRQGIVQRLGMSLADKNSAQTIVVASIKSLSFSELSYDQFGYVTSYRANLIVNFSTKLKNGEVFSKDCVGDYDFKVSRLVKNSYDTSSIISDKDRYKAIENASAQAFDEFISALAIRGFRLERAQH from the coding sequence ATGAGAAAAGCTTTAACCGTTTTTTGTTTGATTTTTTTAATCGGCTGCGGCTACAAGCCCGTTTCAAGGATTGCAAAAGAGACGATGAGCGGAAGCGTATTTGTGGATGTGATGATGAGCAAGACCGATCCGCAAAACACCGTCGCGATCAAAGATGCGATCAGACAGGGTATAGTCCAGCGCCTAGGGATGAGCCTTGCGGATAAAAACTCGGCGCAGACGATCGTAGTAGCGAGTATAAAAAGCCTAAGCTTTAGCGAGCTTTCATACGATCAGTTCGGCTACGTCACTAGCTACCGCGCAAATCTCATCGTAAATTTTAGCACTAAGCTTAAAAACGGCGAGGTTTTCAGCAAGGATTGCGTGGGCGATTACGATTTTAAAGTTAGCCGCCTAGTCAAAAATAGCTACGATACGAGCTCTATCATTAGCGATAAGGACCGCTACAAGGCGATCGAAAATGCCTCTGCGCAGGCGTTTGACGAGTTTATTTCGGCGCTTGCGATTAGGGGATTCAGACTTGAGCGGGCGCAGCATTAA
- a CDS encoding bifunctional folylpolyglutamate synthase/dihydrofolate synthase has protein sequence MSGRSIKEFLQNRPIYYKKIDYERFPRAYAAIKDKIPLRNVIQIIGTNGKGSTGRFLANAIAAAGFNVGHYTSPHVFKLNERIYLGGRIAQNPVFALNSGASNFKNEQNSASASNFTEKQNSIKMQNFANRENSASQISISNLQNSSTQNLHSEQNSTLQNPVCTTQNFYSELNFISRNSIDTQNSASTQNLWNSQDLKFSSEQNFKFPLGSNFKSAQSSPPISLGRDATDEELDFAHEFLQESLPAEFKDSLSYFEYLTLAAAVLFRDCDYCVIEAGMGGEFDATSSFGRTLSLFTPIGTDHLGMLGQNLEQIAHTKLITMQQAAILSDEMSEVPLRIARQIAEQKGTHLRFATELLSKSEQAQIAEFCAHNNLPKFQISNLALAIAAMKFLNLKFEISQLPPLNLRGRMEVLAPNLRVDVGHNELAAQQVAREITEIYGGRKIVLIYNAFADKDVAAVLRTLAPVVEHVEIFNYEVADREMAAEAITRALDALKIPHSPFRGELRADEEYLVFGSFHLVENFILWLEARRG, from the coding sequence TTGAGCGGGCGCAGCATTAAAGAATTTTTGCAAAATCGCCCGATTTATTACAAAAAAATCGACTACGAGCGCTTCCCGCGGGCGTATGCCGCCATTAAAGATAAAATTCCGCTCAGAAATGTCATTCAGATCATCGGCACCAACGGCAAGGGCAGCACTGGGCGGTTTTTGGCTAACGCGATCGCCGCAGCGGGCTTTAACGTCGGGCACTACACCAGTCCGCACGTTTTTAAGCTCAACGAGCGCATCTATCTAGGCGGACGGATCGCGCAAAACCCAGTTTTTGCGTTAAATTCAGGCGCTTCAAATTTTAAAAACGAGCAAAATTCCGCTTCGGCGTCAAATTTTACAGAAAAACAAAATTCCATAAAGATGCAAAATTTTGCGAACAGAGAAAATTCCGCCTCTCAAATTTCTATTTCTAATTTGCAAAATTCCTCCACGCAGAATTTGCATAGCGAGCAGAATTCCACCCTGCAAAACCCCGTTTGCACCACGCAAAATTTTTATAGTGAGCTGAATTTTATCTCGCGAAATTCGATCGATACGCAAAATTCTGCTTCTACACAAAATTTATGGAATTCGCAAGATCTCAAATTCTCATCTGAGCAAAATTTTAAATTCCCATTAGGATCAAATTTTAAATCCGCTCAAAGCTCGCCTCCCATTTCGCTAGGGCGCGATGCTACGGATGAGGAGCTTGATTTCGCGCATGAGTTTTTGCAAGAGAGCTTGCCCGCGGAGTTTAAAGATAGCCTGTCGTATTTCGAGTATCTCACGCTTGCGGCGGCAGTGCTTTTTAGGGATTGCGATTACTGCGTGATCGAGGCGGGGATGGGCGGCGAGTTTGACGCTACGTCGAGCTTTGGACGCACGCTGTCGCTTTTTACACCGATCGGCACCGATCATTTGGGTATGCTAGGACAAAATCTAGAGCAGATCGCCCACACCAAGCTCATTACGATGCAGCAAGCGGCGATTTTAAGCGATGAGATGAGCGAGGTTCCGCTTCGTATCGCAAGGCAGATCGCAGAGCAAAAAGGAACTCATTTGAGGTTTGCAACAGAGCTTTTAAGCAAGAGCGAGCAAGCGCAGATCGCGGAGTTTTGCGCGCACAATAATCTACCTAAATTTCAAATTTCAAATTTAGCTCTAGCGATTGCCGCGATGAAATTTTTAAATTTGAAATTTGAAATTTCGCAGCTACCGCCTCTAAATTTACGCGGCAGGATGGAAGTTTTGGCACCGAATTTACGCGTGGACGTCGGACACAACGAGCTTGCGGCACAGCAAGTAGCCCGCGAAATTACCGAAATCTATGGGGGCAGAAAGATCGTGCTGATTTACAATGCTTTTGCCGATAAGGACGTGGCTGCGGTGCTGCGGACTTTAGCGCCTGTGGTAGAGCACGTGGAGATTTTTAATTACGAGGTTGCGGATCGCGAAATGGCGGCAGAGGCGATAACCCGTGCGCTTGACGCGCTTAAAATTCCGCATTCACCGTTTCGCGGCGAGCTTAGAGCGGACGAGGAGTATTTGGTTTTCGGCTCGTTTCATTTGGTAGAAAATTTCATTTTATGGCTTGAGGCGCGCCGTGGCTAA
- a CDS encoding M23 family metallopeptidase, whose translation MAKTKLTLSDHFGTKTLYFGENFRFQLKILSAFFVIFLLVLFFAIFKLASDRSNLKELNKTLYAENLALKEQNIALEGKNEEVLAKLDGREDDGGGLDSDIQVMLAMNEMKKERKKGSGAHIAASEKTASAILSAVPNGLPMQYRGVTSPFGMRTHPISGVMRMHHGIDLRASEGTPVFATAEGFVQFAGGSGSGYGILVILSHNYGFETRYGHLSSVVVTPGSWVKKGDLIGYSGNTGYSTGPHLHYEVRFLAQSVDPANFMSWNAQNFKNISTLEPNVSWQEIANVVQHQIERFK comes from the coding sequence GTGGCTAAAACTAAACTTACCCTAAGCGATCACTTTGGCACCAAGACGCTGTATTTTGGCGAAAATTTTAGATTTCAACTTAAAATTTTATCTGCGTTTTTCGTAATTTTTCTGCTAGTTTTGTTTTTTGCGATATTTAAACTCGCTAGCGACCGCTCAAATTTAAAGGAGCTAAACAAAACCCTCTACGCTGAAAATCTCGCGCTAAAAGAGCAAAATATCGCGCTTGAGGGCAAAAATGAGGAGGTGCTTGCCAAGCTGGACGGACGCGAAGACGATGGAGGCGGGCTGGATAGTGATATCCAGGTAATGCTCGCGATGAACGAGATGAAAAAGGAGCGCAAAAAGGGCTCCGGCGCGCATATCGCAGCTAGCGAAAAAACGGCGAGCGCGATTCTTAGCGCTGTACCTAACGGACTTCCGATGCAGTATCGTGGCGTCACTAGCCCTTTTGGGATGCGCACTCATCCAATCAGCGGCGTTATGAGGATGCACCACGGCATCGACTTGCGAGCAAGCGAGGGCACTCCGGTGTTTGCGACAGCAGAGGGCTTTGTGCAGTTTGCAGGCGGCAGTGGTAGCGGATATGGAATTTTAGTGATTCTATCGCACAATTACGGTTTTGAGACCCGCTACGGCCACCTTAGCTCAGTCGTCGTAACGCCCGGTTCTTGGGTTAAAAAGGGCGATCTTATCGGCTATAGCGGCAACACCGGCTACAGCACCGGCCCACACCTGCATTACGAAGTTAGGTTTTTGGCTCAAAGCGTCGATCCTGCAAATTTTATGAGCTGGAACGCGCAAAATTTCAAAAATATCTCGACCTTAGAGCCTAACGTATCGTGGCAGGAGATCGCAAACGTCGTGCAGCACCAGATCGAAAGGTTTAAATAA
- a CDS encoding DEAD/DEAH box helicase, with amino-acid sequence MQAEVYEYFLQNQKELLICEDEKEAAACEQVLKFMGYATFCLPDFRASFGEDLRSYMGELAGISTALSAFYKASGKKILISPVRTILNKLPAASHLRPLNIKFGGELNLSELKEEILRLGYDVRDIVESMGEVSFRGEIIDVFSVGSESAVRILLDGERVESIRRFDVATQKSEKDELAQTEIAPFLANLSEDEFESVSEKISRADSDALARDLGSLGFWFIDGFVDYTEAFDCVLLHEIKKDEIFSERNLDFLDAIEVLPAARKFKDLAVTPSQEFFEFHRSEAITLIARNDALLAPFDLSGFSNIEILREDFVVNLISAERIILSLNKAAPKKRVRRSSLALDELNVGDFVVHEDHGIAKFNGLELIEVMGRSKEFVSLLYEGGDKLLLPVEYLNKIDRYVASGGAVSLDHLGRASFSKIKERVREKLFAIASKIIALAAKRELVRGLVIKNESADYAKFLSASGFSYTSDQQKAVSAILADLQSGKVMDRLLSGDVGFGKTEVAMNAIFACIRSGHSVLFFVPTTLLSSQHYATLSERFREFEIPVFKLDRFSSARQKSEITKRLQNGEAIVVVGTHSLLNLNPANLGLIIIDEEHKFGVKQKERLKEKSAASHLLSMSATPIPRSLNMALSSIKSYSTLLSPPQDRLDVRTFVKQWDEKIIKEAISRELRRGGQIFYVHNHIATMQSAKKKLLEILPSLKILILHSKIDAKTTEDEILKFVAGGYDLLLCTSIVESGIHMPRVNTIIVENADKFGIADLHQLRGRVGRSNKQGFCYFLIEDKTALTQDALKRLVALESNSFLGSGSVLAYHDLEIRGGGNLLGEAQSGHIEAIGYSLYLKMLEEEIGKLLSRKSAAASVELKISVNAFLNSEFIREDRLRLDLYRRLSKCAEASEVLEIFGEIEDRFGRADVYTKQFIDVMMIKVLATKLGLRVISSMDENILITLANGDKVRLKAQTRDDDDVISEILIYLRRELKNANLR; translated from the coding sequence ATGCAAGCCGAGGTTTACGAATACTTTTTGCAAAACCAAAAAGAGCTTTTGATCTGCGAGGACGAAAAAGAAGCCGCCGCGTGCGAACAGGTGCTTAAATTTATGGGCTACGCGACCTTTTGCCTGCCAGATTTTAGAGCGAGCTTCGGCGAGGATCTGCGTAGCTACATGGGCGAGTTAGCGGGCATCAGCACCGCTCTTAGCGCGTTTTACAAAGCAAGCGGCAAAAAAATTTTAATCTCGCCCGTCCGCACGATCCTAAATAAGCTCCCCGCCGCAAGCCATCTGCGCCCGTTAAATATAAAATTTGGGGGTGAATTAAACTTAAGTGAGCTGAAAGAGGAAATTTTACGCCTTGGATACGATGTGCGCGACATCGTCGAAAGCATGGGCGAGGTAAGCTTCCGTGGCGAGATCATCGATGTTTTTTCGGTAGGGAGCGAAAGTGCGGTTAGAATTCTGCTCGACGGCGAGAGGGTTGAGAGTATCAGGCGCTTTGACGTCGCGACGCAAAAAAGCGAAAAAGATGAACTTGCGCAGACCGAGATAGCGCCGTTTTTGGCAAATTTAAGCGAGGATGAGTTTGAGAGCGTGAGCGAAAAGATATCGCGCGCGGATAGCGACGCGCTAGCGCGCGATCTGGGCTCGCTCGGGTTTTGGTTTATCGATGGCTTCGTCGATTACACGGAGGCGTTTGATTGCGTCTTGCTGCACGAGATCAAAAAGGATGAAATTTTTTCCGAGCGCAATTTGGATTTTTTAGACGCGATCGAGGTACTGCCCGCGGCGCGTAAATTTAAAGACCTCGCCGTGACGCCGTCGCAGGAATTTTTTGAATTTCACCGCAGCGAGGCTATCACGCTGATCGCGCGAAACGACGCCCTGCTTGCGCCGTTTGATCTTAGCGGATTTAGCAATATCGAAATTTTACGCGAGGATTTCGTCGTAAATTTAATAAGCGCCGAGCGGATCATCCTTTCGCTAAACAAAGCGGCGCCTAAAAAGCGCGTGCGAAGATCGAGCCTAGCTCTGGATGAGCTAAACGTGGGCGATTTTGTCGTTCACGAAGATCACGGTATCGCTAAATTTAACGGGCTTGAGCTCATCGAGGTGATGGGGCGCAGTAAGGAGTTCGTATCCCTGCTCTACGAGGGCGGCGACAAACTGCTGCTGCCGGTCGAGTATCTAAATAAAATCGATCGCTACGTAGCAAGCGGCGGTGCGGTGAGCTTGGATCATCTGGGCAGGGCGAGCTTTTCAAAAATCAAGGAGCGAGTGCGCGAAAAGCTCTTTGCGATCGCTTCAAAGATCATCGCGCTGGCTGCCAAGCGCGAGCTGGTGCGAGGGCTCGTCATCAAAAACGAAAGTGCGGACTATGCGAAATTTTTAAGCGCAAGCGGTTTTAGCTACACGAGCGATCAGCAAAAGGCGGTAAGCGCGATTTTGGCGGATCTGCAAAGCGGCAAGGTAATGGACCGCCTACTTAGCGGCGATGTGGGCTTTGGAAAGACCGAGGTTGCGATGAATGCGATCTTTGCCTGCATCCGAAGTGGGCATTCGGTGCTGTTTTTCGTGCCTACGACGCTGCTTAGCTCGCAGCATTACGCCACGCTTAGCGAGCGCTTTAGGGAGTTTGAAATCCCCGTTTTCAAGCTCGATCGCTTCAGTAGCGCGAGGCAAAAAAGTGAGATTACAAAGCGCTTGCAAAACGGCGAGGCGATCGTCGTGGTCGGTACGCACTCGCTTTTAAATTTAAACCCCGCAAATTTAGGGCTCATAATCATCGATGAGGAGCATAAATTCGGCGTTAAGCAAAAGGAGCGGCTCAAAGAGAAAAGCGCCGCCTCGCACCTGCTTAGTATGTCCGCGACGCCGATACCGCGCAGTCTGAATATGGCGCTAAGCTCGATCAAAAGCTACTCCACGCTGCTTAGCCCGCCGCAGGACCGCCTGGACGTGCGCACCTTCGTCAAGCAGTGGGACGAAAAGATCATAAAAGAGGCGATCTCGCGCGAGCTGCGACGCGGCGGGCAGATTTTTTACGTCCATAACCACATCGCGACGATGCAAAGCGCCAAAAAGAAACTACTTGAAATTTTGCCGAGCCTTAAAATTCTAATTTTGCACTCAAAGATCGACGCCAAAACGACAGAGGATGAAATTTTAAAATTTGTAGCGGGCGGATACGATCTGCTACTTTGCACCAGCATCGTAGAAAGCGGCATCCATATGCCGCGCGTAAATACGATCATCGTCGAAAACGCCGATAAATTCGGTATCGCCGATCTGCACCAGCTGCGCGGTCGCGTCGGGCGCAGCAACAAACAGGGCTTTTGCTATTTTTTGATCGAGGATAAAACCGCTCTTACGCAGGACGCGCTAAAGAGGCTCGTAGCGCTTGAGAGCAACTCGTTTTTGGGCAGCGGCTCGGTGCTAGCGTATCACGATCTTGAAATTCGCGGCGGCGGAAACCTACTCGGAGAGGCGCAGAGCGGGCATATCGAAGCGATCGGCTACTCGCTTTATCTAAAGATGCTCGAAGAGGAGATCGGCAAGCTGCTAAGCAGAAAAAGCGCCGCTGCGAGCGTGGAGCTTAAAATTTCGGTAAACGCCTTTTTAAACTCGGAATTTATCAGAGAGGATCGCCTGCGCTTGGATCTTTACAGGCGGCTTAGCAAGTGCGCAGAGGCGAGCGAAGTGCTTGAAATTTTCGGCGAGATCGAGGATCGCTTCGGGCGCGCGGATGTCTACACCAAGCAATTCATCGACGTGATGATGATCAAGGTTTTGGCCACGAAGCTTGGCTTGCGCGTGATTTCGAGCATGGATGAAAATATCTTGATCACCCTTGCAAACGGCGATAAGGTGCGATTAAAGGCGCAGACGCGCGATGATGACGACGTGATAAGCGAAATTTTAATCTATCTGCGAAGGGAGCTAAAAAATGCGAACTTGCGATGA
- a CDS encoding ATP-binding protein produces the protein MRTCDENIKKSASKSRSEELNLDAASGLNLAPQAVLKSAQSSASEQIYFSDFSAIDWRAVQVAAFRANKKALKIVRDIDFTGIDALVGLESQKSALIKNTDAFLRGCSANHALLWGESGCGKSSLAKAVFSKFIPQGLKIIDIGRDDLGYLVDIIDAIRETNFKFIIFCDDLSFELGESGYKHLKPLLEGSLERAPRNVLMYATSNRRHIVGECASDSDAAQISRGELHLSDAANERISLSERFGLQLSFYGGSMREYLGIVDAYFAAAQGMSAAEFRLSFVANLDALHAKAREFAMLRASRSGRAAKQFFLNFSEEFFANLKGGR, from the coding sequence ATGCGAACTTGCGATGAGAATATCAAAAAAAGCGCGAGCAAAAGCAGAAGCGAAGAGTTAAATTTAGATGCGGCGAGCGGTTTAAATTTAGCGCCGCAAGCCGTCCTAAAAAGCGCCCAGAGCAGCGCCAGCGAGCAAATTTACTTTAGCGATTTTAGCGCGATTGATTGGCGTGCGGTGCAGGTCGCCGCTTTTCGCGCAAATAAAAAGGCGCTAAAGATCGTCCGTGATATCGATTTCACGGGTATTGACGCGCTTGTGGGGCTAGAGAGCCAAAAATCGGCTCTTATAAAAAATACGGACGCCTTCCTGCGCGGCTGCAGCGCCAACCACGCGCTGTTGTGGGGCGAGAGCGGCTGCGGCAAATCAAGCCTTGCGAAGGCGGTTTTTTCCAAATTTATCCCGCAAGGCCTTAAGATCATCGATATCGGCAGGGACGACCTGGGCTATCTGGTGGATATAATCGACGCGATCCGCGAAACGAACTTTAAATTTATCATCTTTTGCGACGATTTGAGCTTCGAACTCGGCGAGAGCGGCTACAAGCACCTAAAGCCTCTGCTAGAGGGCTCGCTGGAGCGCGCGCCGCGCAATGTGCTGATGTATGCGACGTCCAATCGCCGCCACATCGTAGGCGAATGCGCAAGCGATAGCGACGCCGCGCAGATAAGCCGCGGCGAGCTGCACCTAAGCGACGCGGCGAACGAGCGAATCAGCCTGAGCGAGCGCTTCGGGCTGCAGCTAAGCTTTTACGGTGGGAGCATGCGGGAGTATTTAGGGATCGTAGATGCCTATTTTGCGGCTGCGCAAGGCATGAGTGCGGCGGAATTTCGCTTGAGCTTTGTTGCAAATTTAGATGCGCTGCACGCAAAGGCGAGGGAGTTTGCGATGCTTCGCGCAAGCCGCAGCGGCCGCGCGGCAAAGCAGTTTTTCTTGAACTTTAGTGAGGAATTTTTTGCAAATTTAAAAGGCGGCAGATGA
- a CDS encoding 3-methyladenine DNA glycosylase, translating to MSATELFIALFRAVKIKDFRWWPGFGSFEVVVGAILIQNTAWHNADAALQNLRSKGLLGLDGIAGLDEAELAKIIKVSGFYNQKARRLNSLCKAIITDFGDFESFKASVSREWLLARKGIGAESCDAILCYACERAVMVADSYSARLLGALGYEFESYDELSAWLGELEFERIYEFVNSANSPCDAVAKTEKLENENDAYALFHGLIVEFCKAHLKGKIFDESAKIILNDLR from the coding sequence ATGAGCGCGACCGAGCTTTTTATCGCGCTTTTTCGCGCCGTGAAAATTAAGGATTTTCGCTGGTGGCCAGGGTTTGGAAGCTTTGAGGTGGTCGTGGGGGCGATTTTGATCCAAAATACGGCGTGGCACAATGCTGACGCGGCGTTGCAAAACCTGCGTAGCAAGGGGCTTTTGGGCTTAGATGGGATCGCCGGGCTAGATGAAGCGGAGCTTGCGAAGATCATTAAAGTGAGCGGATTTTATAACCAAAAAGCGAGACGCCTAAACTCGCTTTGCAAAGCGATAATCACGGATTTTGGGGATTTTGAGAGCTTCAAAGCGAGCGTTAGCCGCGAGTGGCTGTTAGCGCGCAAGGGGATCGGCGCGGAGAGCTGCGATGCGATCTTGTGCTATGCGTGCGAGCGCGCGGTGATGGTCGCAGACAGCTATTCGGCGCGGCTGCTCGGGGCTTTGGGCTATGAGTTTGAAAGTTACGACGAGCTTAGCGCGTGGCTAGGCGAACTGGAATTTGAGCGGATCTATGAGTTTGTAAATTCCGCTAACTCTCCCTGCGATGCGGTGGCAAAAACAGAGAAGCTGGAGAACGAAAACGACGCGTATGCGTTATTTCATGGGCTTATAGTGGAATTTTGCAAAGCGCATTTGAAAGGTAAAATTTTCGACGAGAGCGCGAAAATAATTTTAAATGATTTGAGGTAG